One part of the Vicia villosa cultivar HV-30 ecotype Madison, WI linkage group LG6, Vvil1.0, whole genome shotgun sequence genome encodes these proteins:
- the LOC131613821 gene encoding uncharacterized protein LOC131613821 gives MNFILPTSLPNPDPGFNVSVTKEEFNLFHSVDRQLFSRLVMELGRETSESINVMAFILWVERKTKDYNLVLKILQRWPDLMLRNLADEIAVLLNCIENSDYPNACSSESKLLLIQHILRHNVTLEYFHEKRLNVITEVTKFINDVCVRAFSDIIEQAFYERDVKEQDLYLANVYAADTNPPPQIIYYAPPPPPNAVQMVPQQLNVVPPPQYNNNNNTGQDINEILSNLNLDDIYSADIGIVAPDANRIKPIDDRTLFITFSKGYPISENELRDFFTRKCGDIIDRLIMQEANPAGQPLYARLVVRPDAINVIDNFLEYQPRMKFAINGKHVWARKYIHKPLYAHPFEAGPSRYFP, from the exons ATGAATTTCATTTTACCAACATCTCTACCAAATCCAGACCCTGGTTTCAATGTAAGTGTAACGAAAGAAGAGTTCAACTTGTTTCACAGTGTTGATCGACAGTTGTTCAGTCGTTTGGTGATGGAGCTTGGTCGAGAAACCTCTGAATCGATAAATGTAATGGCTTTCATATTGTGGGTTGAAAGAAAAACCAAAGACTACAATTTAGTGTTAAAGATTCTTCAACGGTGGCCTGACCTTATGCTACGCAATCTTGCTGATGAGATTGCTGTCCTTCTGAATTGCATTGAGAATTCTGATTACCCTAACGCTTGTTCAAGCGAAAGTAAGTTGTTGTTGATTCAACACATCTTGCGTCACAATGTGACACTGGAGTATTTTCATGAGAAACGTCTGAATGTGATTACTGAAGTCACAAAGTTCATCAATGATGTCTGTGTAAGAGCTTTTTCAGATATTATTGAACAAGCATTTTATGAGAGAGATGTGAAGGAGCAAGACCTATATCTTGCTAATGTTTATGCTGCTGATACTAATCCTCCTCCACAAATCATCTATtatgctcctcctcctcctcctaatGCTGTTCAAATGGTTCCACAACAACTTAATGTAGTGCCACCACCacagtataataataataataatactggaCAAGATATAAATGAGATTTTGTCCAATTTGAATTTGGATGATATTTATTCGGCTGATATTGGCATTGTTGCTCCTGATGCCAATCGGATCAAGCCAATCGATGATAGGACCCTTTTCATCACCTTTTCCAAGGGTTATCCCATTTCTGAGAATGAGCTTAGAGATTTTTTCACCAG AAAATGTGGAGACATCATTGACAGGCTGATCATGCAAGAAGCAAATCCTGCTGGCCAACCACTATATGCTCGTCTCGTTGTTCGTCCAGATGCTATCAACGTAATTGATAATTTTCTGGAGTATCAACCAAGGATGAAATTCGCCATTAACGGGAAGCATGTATGGGCTCGAAAATACATACACAAGCCACTATATGCACACCCTTTTGAAGCTGGGCCATCTAGATATTTTCCATGA